The proteins below are encoded in one region of Silene latifolia isolate original U9 population chromosome 2, ASM4854445v1, whole genome shotgun sequence:
- the LOC141641920 gene encoding MLP-like protein 43, whose product MAKMHKIEEKIELNCSADKIFEMLRAKQPDIPELCSDKIPSIEVHQGDWVSVGSTRKWDLNMDRIDAIDEENKVITRSVIDGEMMSHYKSLTAHVQAIPKGNDNKSCFIIASFEYEKIHEDAPEPKEFLNFGLGVLKDLGHHLSSA is encoded by the exons ATGGCTAAAATGCACAAAATTGAGGAGAAAATTGAGTTGAATTGTTCAGCTGACAAAATATTTGAAATGCTAAGGGCTAAACAACCCGATATTCCCGAGCTTTGCTCCGACAAAATTCCTAGTATCGAAGTTCACCAAGGCGACTGGGTCAGTGTGGGTAGTACCCGTAAATGGGACTTGAACATGG ATAGGATTGACGCAATTGATGAAGAGAATAAGGTAATCACTCGCAGTGTGATCGATGGGGAGATGATGAGCCACTACAAGTCACTGACAGCTCATGTCCAAGCAATTCCGAAAGGGAATGACAACAAGTCTTGCTTTATCATAGCTAGTTTCGAATATGAGAAGATCCATGAAGATGCACCCGAACCTAAAGAGTTCCTCAACTTTGGACTTGGTGTGCTTAAGGACTTGGGTCATCACCTCTCGTCCGCCTAA